A stretch of Noviherbaspirillum cavernae DNA encodes these proteins:
- a CDS encoding enoyl-CoA hydratase-related protein codes for MTFNLLKLDISDGVARLTLDAPDSHNALTESMQREMLAALDCLKGRDDVGALMVTGSGKAFCSGADLNWLTRRGESGPCVNMDALRMLEQLANPLILALQQLPMPVIAAVNGAAAGAGFSLALAADIVLAARSAFFASPFLPRLGLIPDMGASWMLPAIVGRARTLGMILLGDRLTAEKAADWGLIWECVDDSELLGAANQVARRLAQAPSHIAIEARRALAAAGSQGLEAQLAYEYQRQLDLAARPSFGEGVSAFLEKRAPDFRPR; via the coding sequence ATGACATTCAATCTGCTCAAACTCGACATATCCGACGGCGTCGCGCGGCTGACCCTCGACGCCCCGGACAGCCACAACGCCCTGACCGAAAGCATGCAGCGGGAAATGCTGGCCGCGCTCGATTGTCTCAAGGGCCGTGATGATGTCGGCGCCCTCATGGTCACCGGCAGTGGAAAGGCGTTTTGTTCGGGAGCCGACCTGAATTGGCTCACCAGACGGGGTGAGTCGGGGCCGTGCGTGAACATGGATGCGCTCCGGATGCTGGAGCAGCTCGCCAATCCGCTCATTCTGGCACTGCAGCAACTGCCGATGCCCGTCATCGCCGCGGTGAACGGGGCTGCGGCCGGCGCAGGCTTCAGTCTCGCGCTTGCTGCGGATATCGTGCTGGCAGCACGTTCCGCCTTCTTCGCATCGCCGTTCCTGCCCCGTCTTGGACTGATCCCGGACATGGGCGCATCCTGGATGCTGCCGGCCATCGTTGGGCGGGCCCGCACGCTGGGCATGATCCTTCTCGGTGATCGTTTGACTGCGGAAAAGGCCGCCGACTGGGGATTGATCTGGGAATGCGTTGACGACAGCGAGTTGCTCGGTGCCGCCAATCAAGTCGCACGCAGGCTTGCGCAAGCACCATCGCACATCGCCATCGAAGCCCGGCGCGCATTGGCGGCGGCCGGCAGCCAGGGGCTTGAAGCCCAGCTCGCCTATGAATACCAGCGTCAGCTCGACCTTGCCGCTCGACCGTCGTTCGGCGAAGGTGTGAGTGCCTTTCTGGAAAAGAGAGCGCCTGATTTCAGGCCGCGCTAA